The window GAGAAAGACTGGAACAGCCCAGAAAAAGTAATGAGCCGAGCTTTAAAGATTGCCAATAACGTAATCAATGAGCAAAAAGTGCTTATTGCACAACAAGAGCAACAAATCGCAGAATTTAAGCCAATTCGTGATTATGTAGATGAAATCTTGAGCAGTACTAGCACGCTAACCACTACACAGGTGGCTGCTGACTATGACCTTACGGCTCGAGCTTTAAATAACATTTTACATGAGGAAAAGATACAGCGAAAAGTGGGCGATCAATGGATATTGTACAAATCTGAAATGGGCAAAGGCTACACAAAATCTGAAACATTTACTTTTACACGAAATGACGGCCGACTTGATAGCAAAATTCAAACGAAATGGACTCAAAAAGGCCGCTTGCGTATTCACGAAATTCTCACAGCTCGAGGCATTGAGGCTGTATGTAAGGACGTGATGTAATGACGCTACTCATTGATGAAATACACAATTTTTACAGTAACCCTCAAAACCTAGCAGCGTTTAAGGAATGGAGAAAGAAGAAATATGAAAACAAGAACACAACAACTAAAGAAAGCTCACAAATTAATGGGCTGGGTGTACGGCGACATTCTAAGCCAGCTGGTATATCACTTTAAAGAAAGGAAATAGAAACATGATGACTCAACAATTAAAAGCAAAACACAGAAAGCCAATGAGAGCCAAACGGCTAGGGCGTAATGATGAGCCTACATCGTTACAAATGGCACTATTCACTTTCTTAACATTGGGTTTTTTCTTTGCCACTGCTTACTGGTGGTGTACAGGTGAGGCGCTAATTAAATGGTAGATCTAAGTATAAAAAAAGAGCCATTCACCAAAGGCGAACGGCCCTATATTCCAATCAATTAAGAAAGGAACATCACACAACATTATTATATCTTATTTACTAACAAAAAGAAAGGACATCACACAATGTACAAGAAAATCTTTGACTCCAAGAACGCTACTCGAGAAGAGTGGCTAAAAATCAGAAAGTTAGGCCTTGGTGGCTCTGATATGAGCGCCGTGCTAGGCGTCAATCAATGGCGCAGCCCTCTTGATGTGTGGCTCGACAAAACAAGCGACACAGTAGAGGAGAAAGAGAGCGAGCCAATGTATTGGGGTACTATCCTCGAGGATATTGTAGCCCAAGAGTTCGCAAAGCGTACTGGCTACAAGGTACGCAACAATAATTTCACATTGCAATCAGTAGAGTACCCTTATCTCTTGGCTAATATTGATAGGGAAATCGTCGGCCTTGACGCAGGGCTCGAATGCAAAACAGCGAACGCATTCAAGGCTGATGAGTGGCAAGGTGATAGTGTGCCAGATGCCTATTATGTGCAATGCCAGCACTACATGGCGGTAACTGGCAAGGCGAGCTGGTGGATAGCTTGCCTAGTAGGTGGAAATACGTTCTACTACAAAGAAATTAAGCGGAATGACGAAGTCATTCAAGCGATTATTGATACTGGGGCGGAATTCTGGCGGTTAGTGGAAACTAAAACCATGCCAGCGCCAGACAACAGCAAAGCTTGCAGCGAGGCTCTGAAAAAACTATATCAACACAGCAATGGCAAAGCTATAGAGCTGCCTGCTGAATATGGTAACGCTGTTATTGATTATCTGAAAATTAAAGACCAGCTCGCAGAGCTAGAAAGCAAAAAAAGAGGCATTGAAAACCTCTTAAAAGACGCTCTAGGCGAAAACGAGAAAGGCTCTTGCGGCGAGCATTATGTGAGCTGGAAATCGAGCAAGCCTCGAGAGACTTTTGATAGTAAGAAATTTAAGAGCGATCACCCAGAAATGTATACAAATTACATCAAGCAGGGTGAGCCTAGTCGTAGATTTGAGGTGAAATGATGAAAACACATGATTTACGAAAGCTGCTCGAGGCGGTTCCTTACGATTTTGATATACATATTGAAACACCTGTAAATATCGCTAAATATACGGCAGAGGCTAAGGCTGTATACATCGATTTTGAAAATAAATTATTTGTAATAGGGGATAAAAAATAATGGAAAACACAGAAAGCAAAGCAATCGAAACAGTAGAGCAAAAACCGAAAAGAAAACATTTACTTGCTGAAATTGCTCAATTAAAAGAGCTTAACAAAAAATTAGAAAACGATCTCAAATATGAGGGTTATGCAGTTAATAGATACAAAGATGAAATCAATAGTTTAAAAGCTGAAATCGTATCTCTAAAAGCATATATCGCTGGTGTAAAAGGCGACGCATTCCCAGAAAGTGAGGATAAATAATAATGGCAACCACAACAGGTATCGAGTTAAAGAAAAACAATATCACAGCCGCAAAAGAGGCTAAAACATTAAAAGGCATGCTTGAAAGCCAAGCATACAAGAAAAAATTCGAGGAAATGCTAGGCAAGAAAGCAGCTGGCTTTATGAGCAGCATTATTGCAGTTACAAATAATAATAATTACTTGATGAAAGCAGATCCTGCCACAGTCATTGGGGCAGCGGCACAGGCGGCTATGTTGGATCTGCCAATCAATCAGTCTCTTGGGTTTGCCTATATCGTACCTTATAAAGGTGCTGCACAGTTCCAGCTTGGTTATAAAGGCTATATCCAACTTGCTCAACGCAGCGGCCAATATGTTGATATTGGGGCTAAAACAGTATATGAGGGCGAGCTCGAATACGAGAACCGCTTGCTTGATAAATTCCGATTTGGCGAACGGACAGGCGATAAAGTCATTGGCTATTTAGCGTATTTTCGCCTAACTAATGGCTTTGAGAAAATGCTGTTTATGACACTTGATGAAATGCAAGCGCATGCCAAGAAATATAGTCAAAATTATAAGGGTGGTACTGATAAATGGGGCCTCGCTGACTTCAATGTCATGGCCGAAAAAACGGTACTCAAACGCCTGCTTTCCAAGTTCGGCCCTTTGAGCATTGAAAGCGTTCAAATGAGCCAAGCATTAAGTAATGACGGCGGCGTAATTAGCATGAACAAAAACGGTGATTTTGATGTCGATTTCAGCGGTGAAACCATTGACGCCGAATATGACGAGCCAACGGCAGAGCAAAGCGGCGACACTTACAACGTGGCAGGCGAGATTATTGACGCTAACACAGGCGAGGTAGTAGGCCATGAATGATAAAATGCTCGCTCAATTCGGCTCTGACTGGGTGAAAGTGAGGGATCATATCGCAGCATTAAAGCTGGCCGATATTCCTTATACACCTACCTTTATGGTACGAGTTGAAAAGGAAACAGGCGTACAGGCTAACACTATAAAAAGTGTTTTAGATTACGGCCTACAAATTGGGCTGTATCGTAAGACGAATGATAGAGATATTATTACATTCGCACCTATTAGATAAGGAGTTTAAATAATGGCAAGACCTAAAGCGAAAGGGGTTGAGTATTTCCCTCTTGATGTAGGGTTTTTGAGTGATTTAAAAATAAGAAAAATTATGCTTTCGTGTGGGGCCAGCTCTATTGCTGTGCTGATATACATATTCGCAGCGATCTATAGAGATGAGGGCTATTTCATGAATGTTAAAGATGATGATATAGCACTCATCGCTCTTGATACAAACCTCGATACAGACTATGTAAAAAATGTTATAAATCGAGCGTGTGAGGTTGGTCTATTCTCATTTAGAATTTACGACAATTTTCGAGTCCTAACATCTGAGGGGATACAAAATAGATACCTTAAAATCACAGAGCGCAGAAAATCGGTAAAAATTAATGCTGACATTAACCTAGTTAATGTTGACATGATGTATACAGAAACTAGGGTTAATGTTGCAGAAACTATAGTTAATGTTGCAGAAACCCCAGTTAATGTATACAAAAGTACACAAAGTAAAGTAAAGGAAAGTAAAGTAAAGGAAAGTAAAGGAAAGGAAAGTAAAGAGAAAAACACAGTAATTCAAAACGATGTATTCTCAACTTGGTTAAATACTTTCGGAGACATCTCTTCTTTTATAAAAGAAACTTTAGAAACCCTTACCGAGGAATATGGCCCAGAGCAAGTAATAGAGGCTATCGAGATCACACACGATAGAGGGAAAACCTCAATTAAATACGTTGAGGGAGTGTTGAAAAATAAAAGGTTAGGAAATGAAAAAAATAGACGTAACGGCAGCAATCGAAAAGATGAGGCAGTCGATTGGCAAGCCGAGTATGAAAGGGTGCACGGTAAAGGCTGATTATGAATTTTTTAAGCCTGTCTATGATAAGCCTATGGTTATTCAAAAGGATAAAAGCCAGACCTATGGAGTGTCTGGCATTCCTAAACGCTACTACGATATGAGCTTTGAGTGGTTAAAGAAAAACGGAACATTCCCAAAGGAAAACGCCGAGGCCTATCGTATAGTGAATGACTACAGGCAGCACCTAGAGGAAAACCTAAACACAGGCAAGGGCCTCATACTAAGGGGCCCAGCAGGTACAGGGAAAACCTCTCTCGGTGTGTGCCTTTTAAAAGAGGCGCTAGAGATTGGCAAGGGCTGCTTAATGATCTCAATGCCAAATCTCTTAGACAATATGCTCACCTTATCCAAAGGCGATAGCGTGGCATTCATGAGCTACGAGCAAAAGCTGCGGAATATACCGCTCTTACTGCTCGATGATTTTGGGGCGGAGTATTCAAAATCTGAATGGGTGGCAGCCAAAGTAGAAAGCATAATCATAGACCGCTATAACCGAATGCGGCCGATTATCTTAACCACTAACTATAGCGATAGCTGGACAAAAGATAATTACAGTCAGCGTATCTATGATCGCTTGCGTGGCGAATACAAGGAGGCTGTTTTTATGGGCGGCTCTCACAGGAGGAAATATGAAAAAGATAAAAATTAAAGTGCTTGATAATGGAGCATTAAAAATTAAACATAGTAAAGATTTTCAAGATGTAAAATAGGTGGCTAATGTACTTATGGCTGCTGGTACTGTAACGATCATGAACTCTAATTTATGCAACCAAGAAAAAGCCGAGTTCATGGCAGCTATCAAGCTCGGCTTTGACACCTGTTTTTATTTGTTGAATAAAGAACCAGACGCAAGCCTTGACGCTGTAAGAAAGATGATTGATAAATTGCTCGAAGAAACAAAAACGGAAATTGATTAAAACGCTCTATAAGGCGAGTTTATAATTCTCGCCATATGAATTATCGAGCGAATAGCTACAGAGGGCAAAATAACGAAATTTACCGCATAGAATTAGAAAATAATTTAAAAGATATAGAGGGGTAAAAGTTGGAAATTGTAATATTGGGCCAACCAAGAACGAAAAAAAACAGCAGCAGAATAGCACTCATTAACAATAAACGTGTACTCTTACCGTCAAAAGCGTTTAAAGAATATGAGAAAGTTGCTCTCATGCAGCTGGCTCGAGTGCAGGCTGTTCGTGGGCCAGTATCGGTGCTGTGCCGCTATTATTTACAAAATCGAGCGCATTGGCCAGATTTGGTGGGCCTATTACAAGCAACTAGCGACATACTGCAAGCAGCTGGCGTGATTGATGATGATAAATACATCGTCAATTATGACGGCTCAATGATTGCAGGTATTGACAAAGACAGACCGAGGGCCGAGATCACTATTCAGCCAATTAATGATAATACTGTCTTAGTCGATGAGTACGAAAGGCGAAAGGCTAGAGAGTGCGACACCACTCAAAAGCCTAAACGCTGTAAGGTTGCCACGACAGGGGCTAAGGCAAAACCAAAAGCCCCTGTCTCAATATCGTATAAGGAATACAGAAAACTCATGATGAAAGGACATCACACACCATGAATGAGAACGAAAAAGAGTACAGGTTGCAGCTGATAGGTACTGTCGGCCTTGATATTTGGCTCAATGCTAATAGCGAGGCTCATGCCGAGAAATTAAAAGAGCAAGTACTGAAAACTATCAATGATCAAATCACGATTGACTTCGGCAATGTAGACGGCACGCTCGATGTATACGTTGATTGCATCGAGCTTGAAATTGATAAATTGGTAATTCAAGACTAGAGAGGTACTTATGAACAGAACCATAAAAGCTGAATATGACGGAAAGCACTTCACGCTCACAGCAGAGGAGTGTAACACGGTAGAGTTATTATCTTTTGTGTGCGATGTAGCGGAGCAAGCCTTATATATTATTGCTGG of the Veillonella parvula genome contains:
- a CDS encoding phage antirepressor KilAC domain-containing protein, with the translated sequence MNLIPINVSKNDEQYVSGRTLHMFLEIKTPYTQWFERMCDYGFTENLDYVGLSQKCEKPLGGRPQQDHNLTIEMAKQLCMLARNDKGREAREYFIAVEKDWNSPEKVMSRALKIANNVINEQKVLIAQQEQQIAEFKPIRDYVDEILSSTSTLTTTQVAADYDLTARALNNILHEEKIQRKVGDQWILYKSEMGKGYTKSETFTFTRNDGRLDSKIQTKWTQKGRLRIHEILTARGIEAVCKDVM
- a CDS encoding lambda-exonuclease family protein; this encodes MYKKIFDSKNATREEWLKIRKLGLGGSDMSAVLGVNQWRSPLDVWLDKTSDTVEEKESEPMYWGTILEDIVAQEFAKRTGYKVRNNNFTLQSVEYPYLLANIDREIVGLDAGLECKTANAFKADEWQGDSVPDAYYVQCQHYMAVTGKASWWIACLVGGNTFYYKEIKRNDEVIQAIIDTGAEFWRLVETKTMPAPDNSKACSEALKKLYQHSNGKAIELPAEYGNAVIDYLKIKDQLAELESKKRGIENLLKDALGENEKGSCGEHYVSWKSSKPRETFDSKKFKSDHPEMYTNYIKQGEPSRRFEVK
- a CDS encoding recombinase RecT, whose protein sequence is MATTTGIELKKNNITAAKEAKTLKGMLESQAYKKKFEEMLGKKAAGFMSSIIAVTNNNNYLMKADPATVIGAAAQAAMLDLPINQSLGFAYIVPYKGAAQFQLGYKGYIQLAQRSGQYVDIGAKTVYEGELEYENRLLDKFRFGERTGDKVIGYLAYFRLTNGFEKMLFMTLDEMQAHAKKYSQNYKGGTDKWGLADFNVMAEKTVLKRLLSKFGPLSIESVQMSQALSNDGGVISMNKNGDFDVDFSGETIDAEYDEPTAEQSGDTYNVAGEIIDANTGEVVGHE
- a CDS encoding Lin1244/Lin1753 domain-containing protein, which encodes MARPKAKGVEYFPLDVGFLSDLKIRKIMLSCGASSIAVLIYIFAAIYRDEGYFMNVKDDDIALIALDTNLDTDYVKNVINRACEVGLFSFRIYDNFRVLTSEGIQNRYLKITERRKSVKINADINLVNVDMMYTETRVNVAETIVNVAETPVNVYKSTQSKVKESKVKESKGKESKEKNTVIQNDVFSTWLNTFGDISSFIKETLETLTEEYGPEQVIEAIEITHDRGKTSIKYVEGVLKNKRLGNEKNRRNGSNRKDEAVDWQAEYERVHGKG
- a CDS encoding ATP-binding protein, whose amino-acid sequence is MKGCTVKADYEFFKPVYDKPMVIQKDKSQTYGVSGIPKRYYDMSFEWLKKNGTFPKENAEAYRIVNDYRQHLEENLNTGKGLILRGPAGTGKTSLGVCLLKEALEIGKGCLMISMPNLLDNMLTLSKGDSVAFMSYEQKLRNIPLLLLDDFGAEYSKSEWVAAKVESIIIDRYNRMRPIILTTNYSDSWTKDNYSQRIYDRLRGEYKEAVFMGGSHRRKYEKDKN